In the Tenrec ecaudatus isolate mTenEca1 chromosome 16, mTenEca1.hap1, whole genome shotgun sequence genome, one interval contains:
- the LOC142428718 gene encoding olfactory receptor 13A1-like gives MEPGETPKSNQTLVTEFLLQGFSEHPQLRLALLGCFLVLYTVALSGNALIITVVGCSASLHSPMYFFLSNLATMDIICTSTILPKVLAGLATQENTISYSGCMVQLFFLVWSGSSELLLLAVMAFDRYVAICHPLHYGTIMSPQVCVAMAVSVWGICALNSLINTSLTARLTFCGPRVITHFFCEIPPLLLLSCSPTRVNSIMTVVADAFYGFINFLLTLASYGRIVVSILHIRSTEGKRRAFSTCSSHLIVVCVYYTAVFYAYISPASSYSPERSKVAGVLYTALSPTLNPLIYTLRNAEVQRALAKLLPFCRR, from the coding sequence ATGGAACCTGGTgagaccccaaagtccaaccaGACGCTGGTGACAGAGTTCCTGCTGCAGGGGTTCTCAGAGCACCCCCAGCTGCGCCTGGCCCTGCTCGGCTGCTTCCTGGTGCTCTACACCGTGGCTCTCTCGGGCAACGCTCTCATCATCACTGTGGTGGGCTGTAGTGCCAGCCTCCACagccccatgtacttcttcctgtcCAACCTGGCCACCATGGACATCATCTGCACCTCCACCATCCTGCCCAAGGTGCTGGCGGGCCTGGCCACCCAGGAAAACACCATCTCCTACTCAGGCTGCATGGTCCAGCTCTTCTTCCTGGTGTGGTCAGGTTCTTCTGAATTGCTACTTCTTGCGGTCATGGCCTTCGACCGCTACGTTGCCATCTGCCATCCACTGCACTACGGCACCATCATGAGCCCACAGGTGTGTGTGGCAATGGCCGTGAGTGTCTGGGGCATCTGTGCCCTCAATTCTTTGATAAACACGAGTCTGACTGCGCGGCTGACATTCTGTGGCCCCAGGGTCATCACGCATTTCTTCTGTGAGATCCCACCACTGTTGCTGCTCTCCTGCAGCCCTACGCGAGTGAACAGCATCATGACGGTCGTGGCCGACGCCTTCTATGGCTTCATCAACTTCCTGCTCACGCTGGCCTCCTACGGCCGCATTGTGGTCAGCATCCTGCATATCCGCTCCACCGAGGGCAAGCGCCGCGCCTTCTCCACCTGCTCCTCGCACCTCATCGTGGTCTGCGTGTACTACACGGCTGTGTTCTATGCCTACATCAGCCCGGCCTCCAGCTACAGCCCCGAGAGGAGCAAAGTGGCGGGGGTGCTGTATACTGCACTGAGCCCCACCCTGAACCCGCTCATCTACACGCTGCGGAATGCTGAGGTCCAACGAGCCCTGGCCAAGCTCCTGCCCTTCTGCCGAAGGTGA